In a single window of the Ruminococcus albus 7 = DSM 20455 genome:
- the rpsR gene encoding 30S ribosomal protein S18, with the protein MEKERTGGRPVKRGRKKVCMFCVDRAEKIDYKDIAKLRKCMTERAKILPRRVTGTCAYHQRELTKAIKRARHVALLPYVAD; encoded by the coding sequence ATGGAGAAGGAAAGAACTGGCGGCAGACCTGTTAAGAGAGGCCGCAAGAAGGTTTGTATGTTCTGTGTTGACAGAGCTGAAAAGATCGATTACAAGGATATCGCAAAGCTCAGAAAGTGCATGACAGAAAGGGCTAAGATCCTGCCCCGCCGTGTAACAGGCACTTGCGCTTATCATCAGAGAGAGCTGACTAAGGCTATCAAGAGAGCAAGACACGTTGCTCTGCTGCCTTACGTTGCAGACTAA
- the prfB gene encoding peptide chain release factor 2: MAVVFLENLRSELEACRPMIRELHDVYDIENAAEKIEELHEKAAEPGFWDDPEKSQVVLQQTRNLEGKVERYNKFNGAADDIEVMIEMAAEEDEDTQAELVEEIKAELDKLKADLDAASLETLLTGEYDHSNAILNFHAGAGGTEAQDWTEMLIRMYTKWADSHGFSAKIMDILEGGDAGIKSCSMFIEGENAYGYLKSESGIHRLVRISPFDSSGSRHTSFSAVEVMPELDDTIEVEIRPEDIEMEVYRASGAGGQHINKTSSAVRLIHKPTGIVTACQTQRSQFQNKDYAMKMLKAKLIEIKEREHLEKIEDIKGVQKEIAWGSQIRSYVFMPYTLVKDLRTGFEYNNVKAVMDGDLDGFINAYLKALSLGKIEKN; this comes from the coding sequence ATGGCAGTTGTTTTTTTAGAGAACCTTAGATCCGAGCTTGAAGCCTGCCGCCCTATGATCAGGGAGCTGCATGATGTATATGACATCGAGAATGCAGCTGAGAAGATCGAGGAGCTTCATGAAAAGGCAGCAGAACCCGGATTCTGGGATGACCCCGAGAAATCACAGGTGGTATTGCAGCAGACAAGAAATCTTGAAGGCAAGGTAGAGCGCTACAACAAGTTCAACGGTGCTGCCGATGATATCGAAGTAATGATAGAAATGGCTGCCGAGGAGGACGAGGACACTCAGGCTGAGCTGGTAGAAGAGATAAAGGCTGAGCTGGATAAGCTGAAAGCCGATCTTGATGCGGCTTCACTTGAGACCCTGCTGACCGGTGAGTACGATCACAGCAACGCGATACTGAACTTCCATGCCGGTGCAGGCGGAACTGAGGCTCAGGACTGGACAGAGATGCTCATAAGAATGTACACCAAATGGGCTGACTCACATGGTTTCAGTGCGAAGATAATGGATATACTCGAAGGCGGCGATGCAGGTATCAAGAGCTGCTCGATGTTCATTGAGGGCGAGAACGCTTACGGCTACCTCAAGAGCGAATCCGGCATACACAGACTTGTACGTATATCGCCTTTTGACAGCTCAGGAAGCAGACACACCTCATTCTCTGCAGTTGAAGTAATGCCTGAGCTCGATGACACTATCGAAGTTGAGATAAGACCCGAAGATATCGAGATGGAAGTTTACCGTGCCAGCGGTGCAGGCGGACAGCACATCAACAAGACATCCTCTGCGGTAAGACTGATACACAAGCCTACAGGTATCGTTACTGCCTGCCAGACTCAGCGTTCCCAGTTCCAGAACAAGGACTACGCTATGAAGATGCTAAAGGCAAAGCTGATCGAGATCAAGGAGAGAGAACATCTGGAAAAGATCGAAGATATCAAGGGTGTGCAGAAGGAGATCGCATGGGGCTCACAGATCCGTTCCTATGTATTCATGCCCTATACCCTGGTAAAAGATCTGCGTACAGGCTTTGAGTACAACAACGTCAAGGCTGTCATGGACGGTGATCTCGACGGTTTCATCAACGCCTACCTGAAAGCACTCTCACTGGGCAAGATAGAAAAGAACTGA
- a CDS encoding RING finger protein, translating to MANYTGSKCICCGKRFTDEDDIVVCPDCGTPYHRSCYVENGKCINSELHDKNIGWMPDAPAEEVTVTQASEVKRCIRCGAENDPSLRYCEQCGTPLVNMGAPRPFNDEADGTQKSDTDPMNTTIPGINITPVRLNQDSDIGGVKLGDLARYVGPNPLGFLPSFIKFGKTDRKLSVNFFAFLWPELYFMYRKMRKVGIIVAVLMAALNLPAMIEYLCSGEYGIKINFGINVKSEYFRMLQQAAYYIRVTLGILAGLFANYIYYRQAKKDITKIYHESEDEDRTVINYRIMNKGGISYADMLLGMMIYMMCLTGALVLLGKIL from the coding sequence ATGGCAAATTATACAGGTTCAAAATGCATATGCTGCGGAAAGCGGTTCACCGATGAAGATGACATCGTGGTATGCCCTGATTGCGGCACACCATATCACAGGAGCTGCTATGTCGAAAACGGCAAATGTATAAACAGTGAGCTCCATGATAAAAATATAGGCTGGATGCCTGATGCCCCTGCTGAAGAAGTGACAGTAACGCAGGCATCTGAGGTGAAGCGGTGTATAAGGTGCGGTGCGGAGAATGATCCGAGCCTGCGTTACTGCGAGCAGTGCGGTACACCACTTGTGAATATGGGTGCGCCAAGACCTTTCAATGATGAGGCAGACGGCACTCAGAAGTCGGATACCGATCCGATGAATACAACTATACCGGGTATCAATATAACTCCGGTAAGGCTGAATCAGGATTCGGATATAGGCGGTGTAAAGCTTGGGGATCTTGCAAGATATGTGGGACCCAACCCTCTTGGATTCCTGCCCAGCTTTATAAAGTTCGGCAAGACCGACAGAAAGCTCTCGGTGAATTTTTTTGCCTTCCTCTGGCCTGAACTTTATTTTATGTACCGTAAAATGAGAAAGGTGGGTATAATCGTGGCAGTGCTTATGGCAGCGCTCAACCTGCCTGCTATGATAGAATATCTCTGCTCAGGTGAATACGGTATAAAGATCAATTTCGGCATAAATGTAAAGTCTGAGTATTTCAGGATGCTGCAGCAGGCAGCGTACTATATAAGAGTTACGCTGGGGATACTGGCAGGCCTTTTCGCTAACTATATCTATTACAGACAGGCTAAAAAGGATATAACGAAGATCTATCATGAGTCCGAGGACGAGGATCGGACTGTCATCAACTACCGTATAATGAACAAGGGAGGGATCTCCTATGCTGATATGCTGCTTGGTATGATGATATATATGATGTGTCTGACAGGCGCGTTGGTGCTGCTGGGCAAGATTCTTTGA
- the rpsF gene encoding 30S ribosomal protein S6, which produces MAKINENYEAMVIFSQKLDEEGVNALTTKFDDMIKANAENVELNVWGKRKLAYAINYETEGTYVLWSFNSKTEFPAELERVLGITDGVIRFLVTTK; this is translated from the coding sequence ATGGCAAAGATCAATGAGAACTACGAGGCAATGGTTATCTTCAGCCAGAAGCTCGATGAGGAAGGCGTTAACGCGCTGACAACAAAGTTCGACGATATGATCAAGGCTAACGCTGAAAACGTAGAGCTGAACGTATGGGGCAAGCGCAAGCTGGCTTATGCTATCAACTACGAAACAGAGGGTACTTATGTACTGTGGTCTTTCAACAGCAAGACCGAATTCCCCGCAGAGCTGGAGAGAGTACTGGGCATCACTGACGGCGTTATACGTTTCCTTGTCACAACTAAGTAA
- the pfkA gene encoding 6-phosphofructokinase: MAKKIGVLTSGGDAPGMNAAVRAVCRTALQRGMEVVGIERGYNGLLNGEIVEMNARTVSGIIQRGGTCLYTARCPEFKTKEGVAKGAEKCREIGLDGIVVIGGDGSFRGAADLSSMGIPCIGLPGTIDNDISCTEYTIGYDTAMNTAMEMIDKIKDTAQSHDRCSVVEVMGRNAGYIAVNVGVAVGAEAVITPEKDYDLDAICTKIQNTMKSGKNHFVVVVAEGVGKTDEITKIISEKTGVETRATILGHVQRGGSPTVRDRVVATQMGHHAVELLEKGIGNRVVGMKDNHVYDVDIQEALSMKKPFEEELYGILNETAF; encoded by the coding sequence ATGGCAAAGAAAATCGGTGTTCTCACAAGCGGCGGCGATGCGCCCGGAATGAACGCTGCTGTTAGAGCAGTATGCAGAACAGCTCTTCAGAGAGGCATGGAAGTTGTAGGTATAGAGCGCGGATACAACGGTCTGCTGAACGGCGAGATCGTTGAGATGAATGCAAGGACTGTATCCGGTATCATCCAGAGAGGCGGTACTTGCCTATATACAGCCAGATGCCCTGAGTTCAAGACTAAAGAGGGCGTTGCAAAGGGTGCTGAGAAGTGCCGTGAGATCGGTCTGGACGGCATCGTTGTTATCGGCGGTGACGGATCCTTCAGAGGCGCAGCTGACCTTTCTTCAATGGGTATCCCCTGCATAGGTCTTCCCGGAACTATCGACAACGATATATCCTGCACTGAGTATACCATCGGTTATGATACCGCTATGAACACCGCTATGGAAATGATCGACAAGATCAAGGATACTGCACAGTCCCACGACAGATGCTCTGTTGTTGAGGTAATGGGCAGAAATGCAGGTTACATAGCTGTAAACGTTGGTGTTGCTGTAGGTGCTGAGGCTGTTATCACTCCTGAGAAGGACTATGACCTTGACGCTATCTGCACCAAGATCCAGAATACAATGAAGAGCGGCAAGAACCACTTCGTTGTAGTTGTAGCTGAGGGCGTTGGCAAGACCGATGAGATCACTAAGATCATCAGCGAGAAGACAGGCGTTGAAACAAGAGCTACTATCCTCGGTCACGTTCAGAGAGGCGGCTCCCCTACCGTTCGTGACAGAGTTGTTGCAACACAGATGGGTCACCACGCTGTTGAACTGCTCGAGAAGGGTATCGGCAACAGAGTTGTCGGCATGAAGGATAACCACGTATATGACGTTGATATCCAGGAAGCACTGTCCATGAAGAAGCCTTTCGAGGAAGAACTTTACGGTATACTGAACGAAACTGCATTCTGA
- a CDS encoding LCP family protein: MKKKKDRSGASEELKDMISHAMVNKKNGEADDELLSSIAKAKKNKEAHASDSGTNNTKGKKDREIHNDDTEYKERRFPLRFPRRWSLRKKTGVTLGIIFLVLVLVMALIVFLFFHYTGMLKERDNSKRTAKPPVDSRDLVDEEDTFDPAAKEKELRDMLSKKSKKISNEKVMNVLLIGEDIRDTAEQDRGNTDVMMLISLNKEHKTITLTSLMRDTWVFMDQPNIANKLNQAYWYGGAEYLSKVVEDYFSVKIDRTVKVNFQQFIDIADAVGGLDFEVSYTEAVAMRDPMDEQNHYLHNPQGTDYVDLKQYGKDESVNYYDVDGKFSTHIEYQSEKDNTINMHLNGNQALAYARVRYGCGDDYGRTMRQREAIKEMVTKAKKLNLIELDALMNKVLPEVETDLTEGEIAELLLNAFDYMSYDLQQLRLPVDDYFNMGFVDNQSCLLLNTWQFQANAAMLRYMVYGDCTTVEEAREQYQKEIDDGTFYEKNDFQPPQIW, translated from the coding sequence ATGAAAAAGAAAAAAGACAGATCAGGGGCTTCTGAGGAACTAAAGGATATGATCTCTCATGCCATGGTGAACAAGAAAAACGGCGAAGCTGATGACGAATTGCTGTCAAGCATCGCCAAAGCCAAGAAAAACAAAGAAGCACACGCATCAGACAGCGGTACAAATAACACCAAGGGCAAAAAAGACCGTGAGATACATAATGATGATACAGAATACAAGGAAAGACGATTTCCATTGAGATTTCCCCGCAGATGGAGCCTGCGAAAGAAAACAGGCGTCACGCTGGGTATAATCTTTCTGGTGCTCGTGCTGGTCATGGCACTCATCGTATTTCTTTTCTTCCACTACACAGGGATGCTGAAGGAACGCGATAATTCAAAAAGGACTGCCAAGCCGCCTGTAGACAGCCGTGACTTAGTTGATGAGGAGGATACCTTCGACCCTGCAGCCAAGGAAAAAGAGCTGCGTGATATGCTTTCAAAGAAATCAAAGAAGATATCCAATGAAAAGGTAATGAATGTTCTGCTTATAGGCGAGGATATACGTGATACTGCCGAACAGGACAGAGGCAACACCGATGTTATGATGCTCATTTCCCTGAATAAGGAGCACAAGACCATCACACTCACATCGCTGATGAGAGATACCTGGGTATTTATGGATCAGCCCAATATCGCCAACAAACTGAACCAGGCTTACTGGTACGGCGGTGCAGAGTATCTTTCCAAAGTCGTAGAGGATTATTTCAGCGTAAAGATCGACCGTACAGTAAAGGTGAACTTCCAGCAGTTCATAGATATCGCTGACGCTGTGGGCGGACTTGATTTTGAAGTCAGCTACACTGAGGCAGTTGCAATGCGTGACCCCATGGACGAGCAGAACCACTATCTGCATAATCCCCAGGGAACCGACTATGTCGACCTCAAACAGTACGGCAAGGACGAATCGGTGAACTATTACGATGTTGACGGAAAGTTCAGTACACATATAGAATACCAGTCCGAGAAGGACAATACCATAAATATGCACCTTAACGGTAATCAGGCACTTGCTTATGCCCGTGTGAGGTACGGATGCGGCGATGACTACGGCAGGACAATGCGTCAGCGTGAAGCTATCAAGGAAATGGTCACCAAGGCGAAAAAACTGAATCTTATAGAGCTGGACGCCCTGATGAACAAGGTGCTCCCCGAAGTTGAGACCGACCTCACCGAAGGCGAGATCGCTGAGTTATTGCTAAACGCATTTGATTATATGAGTTATGATCTTCAGCAGCTTCGTCTGCCTGTTGATGATTACTTCAACATGGGATTTGTAGACAACCAGAGCTGCCTTTTACTGAACACATGGCAGTTCCAGGCAAATGCAGCTATGCTGAGATATATGGTATACGGCGACTGCACCACCGTGGAGGAAGCAAGGGAACAGTATCAGAAAGAGATAGATGACGGCACGTTCTATGAAAAGAACGACTTCCAGCCGCCGCAGATATGGTAA
- a CDS encoding protein kinase domain-containing protein gives MEPSVKLCMGCMNELAEDGRCHYCSYTDDIPHLQAYLAPKTVLDNRYVIGKMLSYNGEGASYICYDMVGKCKCVCREYMPDTLCERASDGLSINVNKDCLAKYKTFMSEFADMNKVLSRMRNLTHIVTAKDMFAENNTTYVILEYVEGVSLKKFLQSNTGFLTWDQVKKLFVPLFTTLNIIHNAGIIHRGISPENIIVTTDGELKLTGFCISSIRTSNTGMMPEFYSGYTAPEQYSSLQWQGTWTDVYAVAAVIYRILTGNMPLDANTRIHNDTLMEANRLNPRIPLHISDALAQAMAVRGEERTKTVTELVSGLFEQPSRIEHPKGSTQTIPIQHIPREERRYRDEEDEDTKYESSKPAKKSSKLATVVGLCVLGVLLVIGIYLMTQLFAPPEDNTNAASLPASEDISGNNSEEEDNYEYGTATSASPVKPDDDDTEYGKGSIMPNLVGLYYTEVEKKMGDEFTLKPKYYYSDDDDRGYVKTQSIPEGTDYDPKRKNELVLDVCAGPSVIPVPDCTNYSKSDYLSLLDSLNIKYSVGEDYSRTVPYGLVIKTSIPAGGWINIEKGDILTVVVSLGKPPETTTKAKSPDDSGNDSSKSDQIGVDTQDPWAPHTDPPVNSDDTSNADQPVNTDDQNGGDNGNGGVVFY, from the coding sequence ATGGAACCGAGTGTAAAGCTGTGCATGGGCTGCATGAACGAGCTGGCTGAGGACGGCAGATGTCATTATTGCAGCTATACGGATGATATCCCGCATCTGCAGGCTTATTTAGCACCGAAAACTGTGCTGGACAACAGATACGTTATAGGCAAGATGCTCTCATACAACGGAGAGGGTGCTTCATATATCTGCTACGATATGGTAGGCAAATGCAAATGTGTCTGTCGTGAATATATGCCCGATACGCTGTGCGAAAGAGCCTCGGACGGGCTGAGCATAAATGTCAACAAGGACTGTCTGGCGAAGTACAAGACCTTCATGTCGGAATTTGCCGATATGAACAAGGTGCTTTCAAGGATGCGCAACCTGACACATATCGTTACCGCGAAGGATATGTTCGCGGAGAACAATACGACTTATGTGATACTGGAATACGTCGAAGGCGTTTCACTGAAAAAGTTCTTACAGTCAAACACGGGATTCCTGACCTGGGATCAGGTGAAGAAACTGTTCGTGCCCCTGTTCACAACACTTAATATAATACACAATGCAGGGATAATCCACAGAGGTATCTCCCCTGAGAATATAATAGTTACTACCGACGGTGAACTGAAGCTGACGGGCTTCTGTATCAGCTCAATAAGGACTTCAAACACCGGAATGATGCCGGAGTTCTATTCGGGATATACTGCTCCCGAGCAGTACTCCTCATTACAGTGGCAGGGTACCTGGACTGATGTATACGCTGTGGCTGCGGTTATATACCGTATACTCACGGGCAATATGCCCCTCGATGCCAACACCAGGATACACAACGATACCCTTATGGAAGCTAACAGGCTCAATCCGCGCATACCGCTGCATATATCCGATGCCCTGGCACAGGCTATGGCTGTAAGGGGCGAGGAAAGGACCAAGACTGTCACCGAGCTTGTTTCGGGACTGTTTGAGCAGCCATCAAGGATAGAGCATCCCAAGGGTTCTACACAGACTATCCCGATCCAGCACATCCCGCGTGAAGAAAGACGTTACCGCGACGAAGAAGATGAGGACACAAAGTACGAGAGCAGCAAGCCTGCAAAAAAGAGCAGCAAACTTGCTACGGTAGTCGGACTGTGCGTGCTGGGTGTACTGCTGGTCATAGGTATATACCTTATGACTCAGCTTTTCGCTCCGCCCGAAGATAACACAAATGCCGCATCACTTCCGGCATCGGAAGATATATCGGGAAACAACAGCGAAGAAGAGGACAACTACGAATACGGCACTGCCACCAGCGCTTCTCCCGTAAAGCCCGATGACGACGATACAGAGTACGGCAAGGGCTCGATAATGCCTAACCTTGTAGGTCTTTACTATACCGAGGTCGAGAAGAAAATGGGCGATGAATTCACCCTGAAGCCCAAGTATTATTACTCTGACGATGACGATCGCGGATACGTAAAGACACAGAGCATCCCCGAGGGTACCGACTATGACCCCAAGAGGAAGAACGAACTGGTGCTTGATGTATGCGCAGGACCTTCCGTTATACCTGTGCCCGACTGCACAAACTATTCAAAGAGCGATTATCTCAGCCTGCTCGACAGCCTGAACATAAAGTACAGCGTCGGTGAGGACTACAGCAGGACGGTTCCTTACGGTCTGGTAATAAAGACCAGTATACCTGCAGGCGGCTGGATAAATATTGAAAAGGGCGATATACTCACAGTAGTAGTCAGCCTGGGCAAGCCGCCCGAGACTACCACCAAGGCAAAATCACCTGATGACAGCGGTAATGACTCTTCCAAGTCAGATCAGATAGGCGTTGATACACAGGATCCATGGGCTCCCCACACAGATCCGCCTGTAAACTCTGATGACACATCAAACGCCGATCAGCCCGTAAATACGGATGATCAGAACGGCGGTGACAATGGCAACGGAGGAGTAGTATTCTACTGA
- a CDS encoding single-stranded DNA-binding protein has protein sequence MLNRVILMGRITQDLEVRQTPNGVSALTFNVAVDRNFKDQSGQYQSDFITCVAWRQTAEFIGKYFGKGRLIALEGTLRSRTYEDKNGTKHYVTEVYVENASFTGEKAQQGGGNYSQNYGNGGFNNGGYGNNGGYSNGGNGGFGGNNFNNGGNFGGGFGGNNGGNQNSFNNNNNQAPSNDALNIGDLSEFEDVLSDDGVPF, from the coding sequence ATGCTGAACAGAGTTATTTTAATGGGTAGGATCACACAGGATCTTGAAGTAAGACAGACACCGAACGGTGTATCTGCACTGACTTTCAACGTTGCTGTGGACAGGAATTTCAAGGATCAGAGCGGTCAGTACCAATCTGATTTCATTACCTGCGTCGCATGGAGACAGACTGCGGAATTTATCGGAAAGTATTTCGGTAAGGGCAGACTGATAGCACTTGAGGGAACACTCAGGAGCAGGACCTATGAGGACAAGAACGGCACTAAGCATTATGTGACCGAGGTCTATGTGGAGAATGCATCGTTCACTGGCGAAAAGGCTCAGCAGGGCGGCGGCAATTATTCACAGAATTACGGCAACGGCGGTTTCAATAACGGCGGTTACGGTAACAACGGCGGCTACTCAAATGGCGGAAACGGCGGATTTGGAGGAAATAACTTCAATAACGGAGGAAACTTCGGCGGTGGTTTCGGCGGAAATAACGGCGGCAATCAGAACAGTTTCAACAATAACAATAATCAGGCACCGTCTAATGACGCGCTGAACATCGGTGATCTGTCGGAGTTTGAAGATGTACTTTCAGACGACGGCGTACCATTCTGA
- a CDS encoding glycosyltransferase: MERNGVRLPDYSVLMSVYKGEKPEYLKECIDSMLGQTFLTNDFVLVCDGPLTDELDRVIGEYEEKYEFFRVLRLKENMGVGYCANEGLKKCRNEYIVKMDSDDIALPERCEYSMYLMAKHPGIDILGAYISEFDSDTNEEIAVRKTPSGNAAIRKYARRRNPFNNPTLVYKKSWVDKIGGYSTVRRCEDYDFVVRMLAAGAVGRNIPKVLVRYRVSGSNYDRRRNWANTKSFIAVRWKIHRSGFSGLWDFIVTTAAQLVMFVLPSSLTGRFYKKLLR; encoded by the coding sequence ATGGAGAGAAATGGTGTCAGGCTGCCTGATTACAGTGTGCTCATGTCGGTATACAAGGGCGAAAAGCCCGAGTATCTGAAAGAGTGTATAGACAGTATGCTGGGACAGACTTTTTTGACCAACGATTTTGTGCTGGTATGCGACGGTCCCCTGACAGATGAACTGGACAGAGTCATCGGTGAGTATGAGGAGAAATATGAGTTTTTCCGCGTACTGCGCCTGAAGGAAAACATGGGTGTTGGCTACTGCGCCAATGAAGGTCTGAAAAAGTGCAGGAACGAATACATCGTGAAAATGGATTCGGACGATATTGCTTTGCCTGAACGCTGTGAATACTCGATGTACCTGATGGCAAAACACCCCGGTATCGACATACTGGGTGCCTATATAAGCGAATTCGACAGTGATACGAACGAAGAGATAGCTGTAAGGAAAACACCCTCGGGAAATGCTGCTATCAGGAAGTATGCAAGACGGAGGAACCCCTTCAACAATCCCACACTGGTATATAAAAAATCGTGGGTGGATAAGATAGGCGGCTATTCAACAGTAAGGCGCTGCGAGGACTACGATTTTGTAGTGCGTATGCTGGCTGCAGGTGCCGTGGGAAGAAACATACCCAAGGTACTCGTGAGATACCGCGTCAGCGGCAGCAACTATGACAGACGGCGCAACTGGGCGAATACAAAGAGCTTCATCGCGGTGAGATGGAAGATACACCGTTCGGGTTTTTCAGGACTCTGGGACTTTATAGTGACCACTGCCGCACAGCTTGTCATGTTTGTGCTGCCATCGTCACTTACCGGAAGATTTTACAAAAAACTTCTCCGATAA